Proteins found in one Quercus robur chromosome 2, dhQueRobu3.1, whole genome shotgun sequence genomic segment:
- the LOC126715419 gene encoding replication protein A 70 kDa DNA-binding subunit B-like translates to MPKQFKPQVSIEEEMSINRRTISEIKKVMWDSDNKETIFTCEGKIINIDIDRSGWYFISCKVCRKKVNSKDEFLWCDNCNKKACFPIPRYRIQLKVKDSSGMATFILFDSEAEKLLNISTKDLLNKSIEVRKSKIKLVFNIYYFTSVYNLKNVTFVRSPMKSSFLCK, encoded by the exons ATGCCCAAGCAATTCAAACCACAAGTATCAATTGAAGAAGAGATGAGCATCAACAGAAGAACCATAAGTGAAATCAAAAAAGTTATGTGGGACTCTGATAATaag GAAACGATCTTTACCTGTGAAGGAAAGATTATAAACATTGACATAGATCGTTCTGGTTGGTACTTTATCTCTTGTAAAGTATGTCGTAAAAAGGTAAACTCAAAAGATGAATTTTTATGGTGCGACAATTGCAACAAAAAGGCATGCTTCCCAATCCCAAG GTATAGAATTCAATTAAAGGTTAAAGATAGCTCAGGAATGGCCACAttcattttatttgattcaGAAGCAGAAAAATTACTCAACATATCAACCAAAGACCTTTTGAATAAATCTATAGAGGTGAGAAAGTCGAAGATAAAATTAGTATTTAATATTTACTACTTTACTTCAGTGTacaatttgaaaaatgttaCTTTTGTTAGGAGCCCGATGAAGTCATCCTTCCTGTGCAAATAG